Proteins encoded together in one Ammospiza nelsoni isolate bAmmNel1 chromosome Z, bAmmNel1.pri, whole genome shotgun sequence window:
- the LOC132086469 gene encoding general transcription factor IIH subunit 2, giving the protein MDDEPERTKRWEGGYERTWEILKEDESGSLKATIEDILFKAKRKRLYEHHGQVRLGMMRHLYVVVDGSRTMEDQDLKPNRLTCTLKLLEYFVEEYFDQNPISQIGLIVTKSKRAEKMTELSGNSKKHVTALKKAVDMNCSGEPSLYNSLNLAMQTLKHMPGHTSREVLVVLSSLTTCDPANIYDLIKCLKAVKIRVSVIGLSAEVRVCTVLARETGGTYHVILDESHYKELLMHHVSPPPASSTSECSLIRMGFPQHTIASLSDQDAKPSFSMAQLENNSDPGLTLGGYFCPQCRAKYCELPVECKICGLTLVSAPHLARSYHHLFPLDAFQEVPLEEYKGERYCQGCQGEMKDQNVYICKVCQNAFCVECDLFVHDSLHCCPGCIHEHPAPVSTS; this is encoded by the exons ATGGATGACGAACCCGAGCGGACCAAGCGCTGGGAAGGAGGCTACGAAAGAACATG GGAAATTCTTAAGGAAGACGAATCCGGGTCTTTGAAGGCAACCATCGAGGACATTCTCTTCAAGGCGAAGAGGAAAAG ACTCTATGAACACCATGGACAAGTTCGGCTTGGAATG ATGCGTCACCTTTACGTGGTTGTTGATGGATCAAGAACGATGGAGGACCAAGACTTAAAGCCAAACAGACTTACTTGCACTCTGAAG TTATTGGAATATTTTGTTGAAGAGTACTTTGACCAGAATCCTATTAGTCAG aTTGGCTTAATTGTAACCAAGAgtaaaagagctgaaaaaatgACGGAACTCTCAG GAAACTCAAAAAAGCATGTAACTGCTCTGAAGAAAGCAGTGGATATGAACTGCAGTGGAGAGCCTTCTCTATATAATTCCCTAAATTTGGCCATGCAGACTTTAAA GCACATGCCAGGACATACAAGCAGAGAGGTTTTGGTAGTCCTCAGCAGTCTGACAACATGTGATCCAGCCAACATCTATGATCTAATTAAG TGTTTAAAAGCAGTAAAGATCAGAGTATCTGTCATCGGCCTAAGTGCTGAAGTTCGAGTTTGTACAGTACTTGCCCGAGAAACTGGTG GAACATACCACGTTATTTTGGATGAAAGTCATTATAAGGAACTGCTGATGCACCATGTCAGTCCTCCACCTGCCAGTTCAACTTCTGAGTGCTCCCTTATTCGAATGG GTTTTCCTCAGCATACTATTGCTTCTCTATCTGATCAGGATGCAAAGCCTTCCTTTAGCATGGC GCAATTGGAAAATAACAGTGACCCAGGTCTTACACTGGGTGGATATTTTTGTCCTCAGTGCAGAGCCAAATACTGTGAGCTTCCTGTGGAATGCAAAATCTGTG GTCTTACGTTAGTGTCTGCACCTCACTTGGCTCGGTCTTACCATCACTTGTTTCCTTTAGATGCCTTTCAGGAAGTTCCACTGGAAGAATACAAAGGGGAACG gtATTGTCAAGGCTGCCAGGGAGAAATGAAAGATCAAAAT GTGTACATATGCAAAGTGTGTCAGAACGCGTTTTGTGTGGAATGCGATCTGTTTGTTCATGATTCGCTgcactgctgtcctggctgtatTCACGAGCACCCTGCTCCTGTATCT acctcttga